One Capsicum annuum cultivar UCD-10X-F1 chromosome 2, UCD10Xv1.1, whole genome shotgun sequence genomic window carries:
- the LOC107860343 gene encoding uncharacterized protein LOC107860343 isoform X5, translating into MANEQSRLCGLIDHYLRPYTETESASLTKAMEKKLLIALSQVYTEIKGWMKEEESDDSFQDMAGNSVEDRIIPGSHADHHHFSTKFIEVLMIVVATENPYIHHLVGNILVAVSEFLVESESCWGEYINLLYLCVKVSIFNGLSSMGHMMEVKDSSRDPSPSPLSKRSLKSASWPTAAVIMRVLHNVLKQLNRDLSDEFFNIYLEDTTSFISNMPWNLLSEVYHVHRDSNSDHLLQMQEAKPKSILVFQGYLLRLLCSSVKGGWTDAAVIASAEHPFIFEIKNLLPRLLSSCLSNEQHSDNVAICQYLKHKMLDDILFEMLLQMLCLPFYSEKFTNEVALSDAEVREFSLISHLFHPIHFFHLFLSEIHYDHQVLLDYLISKDTGSNSAEYLLRCLRKVCDSWNIFVTFSWSGKCQSRKKKKFSTDDYNSEGEISIAPSCVSGDFLSRDSKRKKAYGCRHEDYVTQMSPFKCARNCLFQLKASIESLHQKNLFPYNPQVLLRRESINKALVRTYLFEIFQNTVHERTLSFAHFLFELFL; encoded by the exons ATGGCGAATGAACAGTCACGCTTGTGTGGTCTAATTGACCATTACCTCCGTCCTTATACT GAAACTGAGTCTGCTTCGTTAACCAAAGCAAtggagaaaaaacttttaattGCTCTCTCACAG GTTTATACAGAAATTAAGGGGTGGATGAAGGAAGAGGAGTCTGATGACAGCTTT CAGGATATGGCGGGAAATTCTGTTGAAGATCGAATAATTCCCGGGTCACATGCTGATCATCATCATTTTTCAACTAAGTTTATTGAGGTCTTG ATGATTGTGGTTGCAACGGAGAATCCATATATCCATCACCTAGTTGGCAATATCCTGGTGGCTGTTTCTGAATTTTTGGTTGAATCT GAAAGCTGTTGGGGTGAATATATTAATTTGCTGTATCTTTGCGTGAAAGTTTCAATTTTTAATGGTCTTTCTTCTATGGGACATATGATGGAGGTTAAAGACTCGAGTAGGGATCCATCACCTTCTCCATTATCGAAACGTAGCCTGAAAAGTGCAAGTTGGCCAACGGCAGCTGTTATCATGAGAGTTCTACATAATGTACTTAAACAGTTAAATCGGGATCTTAGTGATGaatttttcaacatttacttgGAGGATACCACTTCTTTTATCTCAAACATGCCGTGGAATTTGCTGTCGGAGGTTTACCATGTTCACAGGGACTCCAATTCAGATCATTTGCTTCAAATGCAAGAAGCAAAACCGAAGTCAATACTAGTATTTCAGGGATATCTTCTCCGGTTACTCTGTTCGTCGGTTAAAGGTGGTTGGACAGACGCTGCTGTCATCGCTTCAGCAGAGCAtccatttatttttgaaataaaaaacttGCTTCCAAGGCTTCTGTCATCATGCCTTAGTAATGAACAACACTCTGATAATGTTGCGATCTGTCAATATCTTAAACATAAGATGTTG GATGATATTCTATTTGAAATGCTCTTGCAAATGTTATGCTTGCCATTTTACTCCGAAAA GTTTACTAATGAAGTGGCTTTGTCAGATGCCGAAGTGAGAGAGTTTTCTCTGATCTCACACCTTTTCCACCCAATACATTTCTTTCACCTATTCCTGTCCGAA ATACACTATGATCATCAAGTTCTTCTTGATTATCTTATCTCAAAAGACACAGGCTCTAATTCTGCTGAATATCTTTTGAG GTGTCTGCGTAAGGTATGTGATTCGTGGAACATATTTGTCACATTTTCATGGAGCGGAAAATGTCAaagcagaaagaaaaaaaagttttcaaCAGATGATTATAACTCCGAGGGAGAGATATCGATTGCGCCAAGTTGTGTTAGTGGAGATTTTTTATCACGTGACAGCAAACGCAAGAAAGCCTACGGATGTCGCCATGAGGATTATGTAACTCAGATGTCGCCGTTTAAGTGTGCAAGGAACTGCCTTTTTCAACTTAAAGCATCTATTGAAAGCCTTCACCAAAAGAACCTGTTTCCTTATAATCCACAAGTGCTACTACGTCG AGAATCTATCAACAAGGCCTTAGTAAGGACgtatttgtttgaaatttttcaaaacaCAGTTCATGAAAGAACTTTGAGTTTTGCACACTTTTTGTTTGAGTTGTTTTTGTGA